The Thiothrix subterranea genome has a segment encoding these proteins:
- a CDS encoding YcgN family cysteine cluster protein — protein sequence MTSEARTPPWWKQKSLAEMNEAEWESICDHCAKCCLIKLEDEEDSTVYYTDVACDLLDGTSCQCKDYANRETLVPECLHLTPDNLDELYWMPPSCAYRLLHEGKNLPSWHHLVSGDKQSIHRMKQSVIGRFTYAAEVNEADWEDRVVTWPLKKKM from the coding sequence ATGACAAGTGAAGCCCGCACCCCGCCTTGGTGGAAACAAAAAAGCCTTGCCGAGATGAATGAGGCGGAATGGGAGAGCATTTGCGACCATTGCGCCAAATGTTGCTTGATCAAGCTGGAAGACGAGGAAGATAGCACGGTGTATTACACCGATGTGGCGTGTGATTTGTTGGATGGCACGAGTTGCCAGTGCAAAGATTACGCGAATCGTGAAACGCTAGTGCCAGAATGCCTGCATTTAACCCCGGATAATCTGGATGAGCTGTATTGGATGCCGCCGAGTTGCGCCTACCGTTTGTTGCACGAGGGTAAGAATTTACCGTCTTGGCATCATCTGGTGTCGGGCGATAAACAGAGCATTCACCGCATGAAACAATCGGTGATCGGGCGGTTTACTTACGCCGCTGAAGTGAACGAAGCAGATTGGGAGGATAGGGTCGTTACATGGCCGTTGAAGAAGAAAATGTAA
- a CDS encoding peroxidase family protein, which produces MLTKPHKTSKHFLLASAVASALLLPSISLGNTTQWSPITNVCAANPLIPAWYTTQYSPIDGKGNNRRSLTWGMAGQNLLRVLPQTPNREPGNAAAANLPNPRKVSNVVVSQTNNQTVNSKGLSDILWMWGQFLDHDLDLVATNVPVEEANIPVPVGDTTFDPNGTGIVNLLFFRSNYVLDANGKRQHPNNITSFIDASNVYGSDAAQASYLRTLSGGKMKLDAQGLLPKNPEGLYQAGDERVNENIGLTAMHTLWVREHNRLADAIACKHADWSDERIYQEARRIVAAEIQAITYNEFLPALLGKDRLPGYWKYSAANPKQLPGYQPNVRPDISNAFAAATFRLGHTLLSPTLLRLNENGTVIPQGNVRLRDAFFQPGKVSEAGISPIFRGFASQTAQAVDPMIIDDVRNFLFGQPGEAGMDLASLNIQRGRDHGLPGYNDARASLGLPRITSFNHPIWRAGFGQKLEQVYRHPDQVDLWVGGLAEKESGEALVGETMVSILLDQFSRVRQGDRFWYENQFFGKQLTELHDLRLSDVIKRNTDIVNIQPDVFKAQIRGAANGQPGNTTIRNPTVPVNTLPVNDSEQIRRIIEAIAKGVMG; this is translated from the coding sequence ATGCTGACGAAACCACACAAAACCAGTAAACACTTTTTATTGGCATCGGCTGTTGCCAGTGCTTTGTTATTGCCATCCATCAGCTTGGGCAATACAACGCAGTGGTCGCCTATCACCAATGTATGCGCTGCAAACCCATTGATACCGGCGTGGTACACGACTCAATACTCGCCTATCGACGGCAAGGGCAATAATCGCCGTTCGCTAACGTGGGGTATGGCGGGGCAAAACCTATTACGGGTACTGCCACAAACCCCCAACAGAGAACCGGGGAATGCCGCTGCTGCCAATCTGCCAAACCCCCGTAAGGTTAGTAATGTGGTTGTCAGCCAAACTAATAATCAGACGGTCAATAGCAAAGGCTTAAGCGACATACTTTGGATGTGGGGGCAGTTCCTCGACCATGATCTGGATTTGGTGGCAACGAACGTGCCAGTAGAAGAGGCGAATATCCCGGTTCCAGTGGGCGATACCACTTTTGACCCCAATGGTACGGGAATTGTTAACCTGCTGTTCTTCCGTAGCAATTATGTATTGGATGCTAATGGGAAACGCCAACATCCCAATAATATCACCAGCTTTATTGATGCCTCTAACGTGTATGGTTCTGATGCGGCGCAAGCAAGCTACCTGCGCACCTTGTCAGGCGGTAAGATGAAGCTGGATGCTCAGGGCTTGTTACCCAAAAATCCTGAGGGTCTGTACCAAGCAGGGGACGAACGTGTTAACGAGAATATCGGTTTAACGGCAATGCATACGTTGTGGGTGCGGGAACATAACCGTCTTGCCGATGCCATTGCTTGTAAACACGCTGATTGGTCAGATGAGCGTATCTACCAAGAAGCCCGTCGGATTGTGGCAGCAGAAATTCAAGCCATTACTTACAACGAATTCTTGCCCGCATTATTGGGTAAAGATCGCTTACCCGGTTATTGGAAATACAGTGCGGCTAATCCTAAGCAATTGCCCGGTTATCAACCGAATGTCAGGCCGGATATCAGCAATGCATTTGCTGCCGCTACCTTTCGTTTAGGTCATACCTTGCTGTCTCCGACGTTGCTGCGTCTGAATGAAAATGGCACGGTTATACCGCAAGGCAATGTGCGGCTCAGGGATGCCTTCTTCCAGCCGGGCAAGGTTAGCGAAGCAGGAATTTCGCCTATTTTCCGAGGGTTTGCCTCCCAAACAGCGCAAGCTGTCGACCCGATGATTATCGACGATGTGCGTAATTTCTTGTTCGGGCAACCGGGTGAGGCAGGCATGGATCTGGCTTCCTTGAATATCCAGCGTGGGCGTGATCATGGCCTTCCGGGATACAATGACGCCCGTGCCAGCTTGGGTTTGCCGCGCATTACCAGTTTTAACCATCCAATATGGCGTGCAGGGTTTGGACAAAAACTTGAACAAGTGTATCGCCACCCTGATCAGGTTGATTTGTGGGTTGGCGGGTTGGCAGAAAAAGAATCGGGCGAGGCGTTGGTGGGTGAAACCATGGTGAGTATTTTGCTGGATCAATTCAGCCGAGTACGCCAAGGCGACCGCTTTTGGTACGAAAACCAGTTTTTTGGTAAACAGTTGACAGAGTTACATGATTTGCGCTTGTCGGATGTGATTAAACGCAACACCGATATTGTTAATATCCAGCCGGATGTGTTTAAAGCACAGATCAGAGGAGCTGCTAATGGTCAGCCTGGTAACACCACTATTCGTAATCCTACTGTGCCAGTTAATACGTTACCCGTTAACGATTCTGAACAAATTCGTCGTATTATTGAAGCCATTGCGAAAGGCGTTATGGGATAG
- a CDS encoding RNA-binding S4 domain-containing protein: protein MAVEEENVSQRIDKWLWAARFFKTRPLAVEAIDGGHVQVNEERVKPSRQVRIGDKLRIKKGFETWTITVQGLNEQRRPASEARLLHTESEHHREEREAVIEERRLHGVNVRLHKPDKRERRLIDKFKQGW from the coding sequence ATGGCCGTTGAAGAAGAAAATGTAAGCCAACGCATTGATAAGTGGTTGTGGGCAGCGCGGTTTTTTAAAACCCGCCCGCTGGCGGTGGAAGCCATTGATGGCGGGCATGTGCAGGTGAATGAGGAGCGCGTTAAACCCTCCCGGCAGGTGCGCATCGGCGACAAGTTGCGTATTAAAAAGGGCTTTGAAACCTGGACGATTACCGTGCAAGGCTTGAACGAGCAGCGCCGCCCCGCCAGTGAAGCCCGTTTGCTGCATACCGAATCTGAACATCACCGCGAAGAACGCGAGGCGGTGATCGAAGAGCGGCGTTTGCACGGGGTGAATGTTAGGTTGCATAAGCCGGATAAGCGGGAACGGCGGCTGATCGACAAGTTTAAGCAGGGGTGGTGA
- a CDS encoding energy transducer TonB, with amino-acid sequence MKGHLAGFGVSALLHGTLLLVALPLLLWQEKLSVPEEQPLTLSLAQFQPAPPPPQLAPPEPIAPPPVAQPVPPSKPESKPVVKPKPVEKPKPPEKPKPAPKPEKPRKRPEPKPEVVSQPAPVKEIVPPAPVVAPRPAPVLAPAPRPVQRVAASAAPVVNNAAAEAAYRQKLQSLIAARKQYPRMAEKAEVEGTVTVSFTVLPNGTITGARVSQSSGNDWLDKAALQAVNASSGALPFPAGIHKAQWDFALKVNFKLDW; translated from the coding sequence GTGAAAGGGCATCTAGCCGGATTCGGTGTTTCTGCGTTGTTGCATGGCACGTTATTGCTGGTAGCATTGCCTTTGCTGCTGTGGCAAGAAAAACTGAGTGTGCCGGAAGAACAACCGCTCACATTATCGCTTGCGCAATTCCAGCCAGCACCGCCGCCGCCCCAACTTGCACCACCTGAGCCGATAGCGCCACCACCTGTTGCACAACCAGTGCCGCCGTCTAAGCCCGAATCTAAACCGGTAGTAAAACCCAAGCCTGTCGAGAAGCCTAAACCGCCGGAAAAGCCCAAACCTGCCCCTAAACCGGAAAAGCCCCGTAAGCGACCTGAACCGAAGCCGGAAGTTGTTTCTCAGCCAGCGCCAGTGAAGGAAATTGTCCCGCCAGCGCCCGTGGTTGCACCTCGTCCTGCACCCGTTCTTGCACCCGCCCCCCGTCCGGTGCAACGTGTCGCGGCATCTGCTGCGCCTGTCGTGAATAACGCCGCCGCCGAAGCCGCTTACCGCCAAAAATTGCAAAGCCTGATTGCCGCCCGCAAGCAATACCCACGCATGGCTGAAAAAGCTGAAGTGGAAGGCACCGTCACCGTGTCTTTCACGGTATTGCCGAATGGCACGATCACGGGCGCACGGGTGAGTCAGAGTTCCGGCAATGACTGGCTGGATAAAGCAGCGCTGCAAGCGGTGAACGCCAGTTCTGGTGCATTACCGTTTCCGGCGGGTATTCACAAAGCGCAGTGGGATTTTGCCTTGAAAGTGAATTTTAAGCTGGATTGGTAA
- a CDS encoding sensor histidine kinase — MNWSFPKPVIAPANILLAVLLFIAVTQIISAYLLTQQQWTGIRVTATAADTLLIKSISANSPASGKLAAGETLLGLQVDGKLLTIKPLLNGYAPLSPATFAQRAEFYQQQQTLHQAFTQHAQVTFVTTTGKTVALTPAARTPVAAIPAVFWLLGLANMISPLVGALVWTYRPYQKASLFLLLHSLLYYVFAVSGAGVIATEFYMEPGALRQNLLLQATGINFAATLILVILCDLPKPLVRGLWLFWLVMGFTALSTANYHYGWIETPGHIFYIQYPFLYVIVLGIIALQLRQTRRQPVERASLHVLAAAFMLPNAIIIALHVFPILLGKPPIVGNISALLLFNLMAIGLGVGILRYRLFAIEFWWLKSMLWIVGGLLVAGIDVGLMTLLQLRGDYVLAMSVIIAGFLYFPLRQWLLDKIIPMERQNLSDFLPALSSNLGDALSKETFEQRWQESLLQRFLPLHIEKLSAQVTTTHLSDNGLHLDVPSLGNQHAWRLTGKQRAAGLFNKTDVKHTESLLTVARMASNASETRQQAILDERRRIMHDLHDSVGAKLLTLSHKLPDATHREDVRQALMTLRETVRLSQQASPTKLVDNIADWRAEIAGRAEAAEVRLRWRQDERLDACQLCPRRILQVSQILREAVSNALRHAEPETLEVGFALSNNKLHLIVTNDGKISPPERWQAGTGVNGIRHRVAALGGEVGFYCSDPPQSRITVHIAVPLQV; from the coding sequence TTGAACTGGTCATTCCCCAAACCCGTTATTGCCCCCGCCAATATTTTGCTGGCGGTATTGCTATTCATTGCCGTCACCCAGATTATTTCCGCTTACCTATTGACCCAACAACAGTGGACGGGTATCCGGGTAACTGCCACGGCTGCGGATACGCTGCTGATCAAATCCATCAGTGCCAACTCCCCCGCTTCTGGAAAACTCGCCGCCGGTGAAACCTTGCTTGGCCTGCAAGTCGATGGGAAGCTGCTAACCATCAAGCCATTGCTGAACGGTTATGCGCCACTTTCCCCCGCGACGTTCGCACAACGGGCGGAGTTTTATCAGCAACAGCAAACCTTGCACCAAGCCTTCACCCAACATGCTCAAGTAACTTTTGTGACCACGACGGGCAAAACCGTTGCGCTGACACCCGCCGCACGTACCCCCGTTGCGGCTATCCCCGCTGTGTTTTGGTTGTTGGGTCTTGCAAACATGATCTCGCCATTGGTGGGCGCATTGGTCTGGACATACCGCCCCTATCAAAAAGCATCCCTGTTTTTACTGCTGCACAGCTTGCTGTACTACGTTTTTGCGGTCAGCGGCGCTGGGGTTATTGCCACGGAATTTTATATGGAACCCGGCGCATTGCGGCAGAATCTGCTGCTGCAAGCCACAGGTATCAACTTCGCTGCCACGCTGATTCTGGTCATTCTGTGTGATTTGCCCAAACCGTTGGTGCGCGGGCTGTGGTTGTTTTGGCTGGTTATGGGTTTTACGGCACTCTCCACCGCCAATTATCACTATGGCTGGATTGAAACGCCGGGGCATATTTTTTACATACAGTACCCCTTTTTGTACGTGATCGTGTTGGGAATTATTGCCCTGCAATTGCGCCAGACGCGCCGTCAGCCGGTGGAACGGGCGAGCCTGCATGTTCTCGCGGCAGCGTTTATGTTGCCCAATGCCATTATTATTGCATTGCATGTTTTCCCTATTCTGCTGGGTAAGCCGCCGATTGTTGGCAATATTTCGGCGCTATTGCTGTTTAACCTGATGGCGATAGGGCTTGGGGTGGGGATTCTGCGCTATCGGCTGTTTGCGATTGAATTCTGGTGGCTAAAGTCCATGCTGTGGATTGTGGGGGGCTTGCTGGTCGCGGGTATTGATGTGGGGTTAATGACGTTGCTGCAACTGCGGGGTGATTATGTGCTGGCAATGTCGGTCATTATTGCAGGCTTTTTGTATTTTCCATTGCGCCAATGGCTATTGGATAAAATTATTCCAATGGAACGCCAGAATCTCAGTGATTTTCTGCCTGCTTTGAGCAGCAATCTTGGCGATGCGCTCTCCAAAGAAACCTTTGAACAACGTTGGCAGGAATCCTTGCTGCAACGCTTCCTGCCGTTGCATATCGAAAAATTGTCTGCCCAAGTGACCACTACCCACTTGTCAGACAACGGTTTGCACCTTGATGTGCCTAGCCTTGGCAACCAACATGCGTGGCGTTTGACCGGCAAACAACGGGCAGCAGGGCTGTTTAATAAAACCGATGTCAAACATACCGAGTCGCTGTTAACGGTGGCACGGATGGCCAGTAATGCCAGCGAAACCCGCCAACAGGCTATTCTGGACGAGCGGCGGCGCATAATGCACGACTTGCATGACAGTGTTGGTGCAAAACTGCTAACCCTGAGCCATAAGCTACCGGATGCAACCCACCGTGAGGATGTGCGGCAGGCGCTAATGACGTTACGGGAAACGGTACGGTTATCGCAGCAAGCAAGCCCGACCAAACTGGTCGATAATATTGCGGATTGGCGGGCAGAAATTGCCGGGCGAGCCGAAGCCGCAGAAGTCAGGTTACGTTGGCGGCAGGATGAGCGGCTGGATGCTTGCCAATTATGCCCGCGCCGAATACTGCAAGTGTCGCAGATACTCCGTGAAGCAGTCAGCAATGCGCTGCGGCACGCCGAGCCAGAAACGTTGGAGGTGGGTTTTGCTTTATCCAACAATAAATTGCACCTAATCGTTACGAATGACGGAAAAATATCCCCGCCTGAGCGTTGGCAAGCGGGGACTGGAGTAAACGGTATCCGGCATCGGGTCGCGGCGTTAGGCGGGGAAGTGGGTTTTTATTGCAGTGATCCTCCCCAATCCAGAATCACGGTGCATATTGCTGTTCCCCTGCAAGTCTAA
- a CDS encoding LysR substrate-binding domain-containing protein, which translates to MKLFQLRLLKTLLNNGMNVSRAADQHYIVQSAVSRQLGLLEEELGMPLFERKGKRLVEATPVCKAIVQELDRIEQSLENIRAVADDYRLQTRGEIRIATTHTQAKYFLPEVMLEFRQRYPDVAIHFLQGTPVELVRMLHAGKADIAVCTEELDKDSALDSRKCYDWNHGLVLPDGHPLAEGKLTLARIAAHPVLTYIFGFTGRSKIHETFRHAGLALDVTFAATDTDVIISYVRLGFGAGIIAKMAYSHIHDDDLVLRDLSHLFPLSTTRVAWLKNKYLKQYVMEMVDLLVEQGESEEWYV; encoded by the coding sequence ATGAAATTGTTCCAATTACGCTTACTCAAAACGTTGCTGAATAATGGCATGAATGTGTCGCGGGCGGCGGATCAGCATTACATTGTGCAATCTGCTGTCAGTCGCCAATTGGGTTTGCTGGAAGAAGAGCTGGGGATGCCGTTGTTTGAGCGCAAAGGCAAACGGCTGGTGGAAGCAACGCCAGTGTGCAAAGCGATTGTGCAGGAACTCGACCGTATCGAGCAGTCACTGGAAAATATTCGTGCGGTGGCGGACGATTACCGTCTGCAAACCCGTGGTGAAATTCGCATCGCCACCACGCATACCCAAGCCAAGTATTTTTTGCCGGAAGTGATGTTGGAATTTCGCCAGCGTTACCCCGATGTGGCGATTCATTTTTTGCAGGGCACGCCGGTGGAATTGGTGCGAATGCTGCACGCTGGCAAGGCGGATATTGCGGTGTGTACTGAAGAGTTGGACAAAGATTCCGCGTTAGACAGCCGTAAATGCTACGACTGGAATCACGGGCTGGTGCTACCGGATGGGCATCCGCTGGCGGAGGGTAAGCTGACGTTGGCGCGTATTGCGGCGCATCCGGTGTTGACCTACATTTTCGGGTTTACGGGGCGTTCCAAAATCCATGAAACGTTTCGTCATGCAGGCTTGGCGTTGGATGTGACGTTTGCGGCGACCGATACCGATGTGATTATCAGCTACGTGCGGCTGGGGTTTGGCGCGGGGATTATTGCGAAAATGGCGTATTCGCATATTCACGACGACGATTTGGTGTTGCGGGATTTGTCGCACCTGTTCCCGCTTTCCACTACCCGCGTGGCGTGGCTGAAAAATAAGTACCTCAAGCAATACGTGATGGAGATGGTGGATTTGCTGGTGGAGCAGGGGGAGAGTGAAGAGTGGTATGTGTAA
- a CDS encoding response regulator transcription factor codes for MQHVLIVEDVPETAEWLGVVLQQAFGEVHLNVATTCQQARQLLGKVSVNVALLDINLPDGSGIDLVASVRQHYPNAYIVITTIFDDEEHILHAVQAGAHGYLLKDSSELVFIQKLRGILSGDPPLSPSVSRRILQYFSAAGNAHGTPDNQHSGVNRSEVASLSPREREVLILVAKGLSRGDVAELLGLSTNTVARYIRDVYQKLNISSRAEAAVEACRMGLVRTDF; via the coding sequence ATGCAACATGTGCTCATTGTGGAAGATGTCCCTGAAACCGCTGAATGGTTGGGTGTCGTCCTGCAACAAGCTTTCGGGGAGGTGCACCTCAATGTGGCGACTACCTGTCAACAAGCGCGGCAACTGTTAGGCAAAGTCAGCGTAAATGTAGCGTTGCTAGACATTAATTTGCCGGACGGTAGCGGTATCGACTTGGTGGCGAGTGTGCGTCAGCATTACCCTAATGCTTACATTGTAATCACCACCATTTTTGATGATGAAGAACACATCCTCCACGCCGTGCAAGCCGGGGCGCATGGCTACTTGCTGAAAGATTCGTCTGAGTTGGTGTTTATTCAGAAATTACGCGGTATTCTCAGTGGCGATCCACCGCTGTCACCGAGTGTCTCGCGGCGCATATTGCAATATTTCTCGGCAGCCGGAAACGCTCATGGCACACCGGATAATCAGCATTCTGGCGTTAATCGCAGCGAAGTGGCGAGTCTAAGCCCCCGCGAACGCGAAGTGTTGATATTAGTTGCCAAGGGGCTTAGCCGGGGTGATGTGGCGGAATTATTGGGGCTGTCGACCAATACCGTAGCGCGGTATATCCGGGATGTGTACCAGAAGCTCAATATATCCAGCCGAGCTGAGGCAGCAGTGGAGGCTTGCCGCATGGGGCTGGTCAGAACGGATTTCTAA